Proteins from one Pseudomonas bijieensis genomic window:
- a CDS encoding ABC transporter substrate-binding protein: MPRRTWKTTAVLLVGAAFVLAGCKDNSDSQSPTAKAPDLSSVTLVLGDQAKGLRTVVEASNALEGIEYKVQWANFQGAAPLFEALRAGAVDLAPAGDTPVLAAATGGTPLRIVAVRRGQSRGIAILVPPDSTIRSVADLKGRNVVVSSARGSISQYLLIRALANAGVDEKDVNVGFVLPTDALPAFNAGKIEAWATFGVYQAFAEQKGARVLLSGEGINSGLTFITASDEVLNDPLKRKALSDVLGRFAKAFEWAQDNRDEYARVFAKVNDIPLEVSQTLRSWGDESLVPVEAQDVQALQQVDDLFVAKKIFPHRVDVKALTDQQVFSPTPLTLSQSESAR, encoded by the coding sequence ATGCCCAGGCGCACCTGGAAGACCACGGCCGTGCTATTGGTCGGTGCCGCATTCGTGCTTGCAGGGTGCAAAGATAACAGCGACAGCCAATCACCTACGGCCAAGGCTCCCGACTTGTCCAGCGTGACGCTGGTGCTGGGCGATCAGGCCAAGGGTTTGCGCACGGTGGTGGAAGCGTCGAACGCATTGGAAGGGATCGAGTACAAGGTGCAGTGGGCGAACTTCCAGGGCGCCGCGCCGTTGTTCGAAGCCCTGCGGGCCGGCGCTGTCGACCTGGCGCCGGCGGGTGACACGCCGGTGCTTGCGGCGGCAACGGGAGGCACGCCGTTACGGATTGTCGCGGTGCGGCGCGGCCAGTCACGAGGCATCGCGATTCTGGTCCCGCCGGATTCAACGATCCGCAGTGTCGCCGATCTGAAAGGCCGCAACGTCGTGGTTTCGTCGGCCCGAGGCAGCATTTCCCAGTACCTGCTGATCCGCGCACTGGCCAACGCCGGGGTCGATGAGAAAGACGTCAATGTGGGGTTTGTCCTGCCGACCGATGCGTTGCCAGCGTTCAACGCCGGAAAAATCGAAGCCTGGGCGACGTTTGGTGTGTACCAGGCTTTCGCTGAGCAGAAGGGCGCCCGGGTATTGCTCAGCGGCGAGGGCATCAACTCGGGGCTGACGTTTATCACGGCCTCAGATGAAGTCCTGAATGACCCGCTCAAGCGCAAGGCGTTGAGTGATGTCCTCGGACGTTTTGCCAAGGCTTTCGAATGGGCGCAGGACAATCGCGATGAGTACGCCCGGGTCTTTGCCAAGGTTAACGACATTCCCCTTGAAGTCTCGCAGACCTTGCGCAGTTGGGGCGACGAGTCGCTGGTTCCGGTCGAGGCGCAAGACGTCCAGGCCCTGCAACAGGTCGACGATTTGTTCGTGGCAAAGAAAATTTTTCCCCATCGAGTCGACGTTAAGGCGCTGACGGATCAGCAGGTGTTTTCCCCGACGCCTTTGACGCTGTCGCAATCGGAATCGGCGCGTTAG
- a CDS encoding energy transducer TonB, translating to MGNVQSATRALEVFRRSLPSGELLDLGRVFREPLALSRLHTTPKRVSSRREGLLLGVFVLVLHGAVIVWVNQAPAPVLPVVPPEIPPMTIEFSQPAPPVVEPPPPAPIPQPVVEPPPPVEDELAIKPPPPKPIPKPKPLVKPVPKPVAKPVEQPPVAPAPPQPVVAPAPPVPPAPKPVTPPSASAGYLKNPAPEYPSLAMRRGWEGTVLLRVHVLASGKPGEVQLQKSSGRDQLDDAALAAVKRWSFVPAKQGDVAVDGWVSVPIDFKIK from the coding sequence ATGGGCAATGTTCAGAGCGCCACCCGTGCCCTGGAGGTATTCCGACGCTCGCTGCCGAGTGGCGAGCTGTTGGATCTTGGCCGGGTGTTCCGCGAACCTTTGGCGCTGTCGCGGTTGCACACCACGCCCAAACGCGTATCGAGTCGTCGCGAAGGGCTCTTACTGGGGGTATTCGTCCTGGTGCTGCATGGAGCGGTGATTGTCTGGGTCAACCAGGCGCCTGCTCCGGTATTGCCCGTGGTACCGCCGGAGATTCCGCCGATGACCATCGAGTTTTCCCAGCCCGCGCCGCCGGTGGTGGAGCCTCCACCACCCGCACCGATTCCGCAACCTGTGGTCGAGCCTCCGCCGCCGGTCGAGGATGAATTGGCCATCAAGCCACCGCCGCCTAAACCGATTCCCAAACCCAAACCGCTGGTCAAGCCGGTGCCAAAACCCGTAGCCAAGCCGGTGGAGCAGCCACCGGTAGCTCCGGCACCGCCGCAACCGGTCGTGGCCCCGGCGCCGCCCGTACCGCCCGCACCGAAACCGGTGACGCCACCTTCGGCCAGCGCCGGTTACCTGAAAAATCCGGCGCCGGAATATCCGTCGCTGGCAATGCGTCGCGGCTGGGAAGGCACGGTGCTGTTGCGGGTGCATGTCCTGGCCAGCGGCAAACCCGGTGAGGTCCAGCTCCAGAAAAGCAGCGGCCGCGATCAACTCGACGACGCTGCGCTGGCGGCGGTCAAGCGCTGGAGTTTTGTTCCGGCCAAGCAGGGGGACGTCGCCGTGGACGGGTGGGTCAGCGTGCCCATTGACTTCAAGATCAAGTAA
- a CDS encoding MotA/TolQ/ExbB proton channel family protein gives MNLIASPFESIEHAVIWPLILFSVTTWGLALLKGVQFTRLKTQDRKFHKRFWTASSLDSAAELAQSQPGAAARVALAGYAAIQVPEGLQATDLSQSINHQDRLERALRQQIVRERRSLESGLAILASIGSTSPFIGLFGTVWGIMSALKGISAAGSASLETVAGPIGAALVATGVGIAVAVPAVLVYNYFLRRLKLTAADLDDFAHDFYSLAQKNAFRVLLHPVLNKPGATVAGQKVKEAS, from the coding sequence ATGAACCTGATTGCATCGCCTTTTGAATCCATCGAACACGCCGTCATCTGGCCGTTGATCCTTTTTTCCGTCACGACCTGGGGCCTTGCCTTGCTCAAGGGCGTGCAATTCACTCGTCTCAAGACCCAGGACCGCAAATTCCATAAGCGCTTCTGGACCGCCTCCAGTCTCGATTCCGCCGCCGAACTGGCCCAAAGCCAACCGGGTGCGGCAGCCCGAGTGGCACTGGCCGGCTATGCTGCGATCCAGGTGCCGGAAGGCCTGCAAGCCACCGACCTGAGCCAGTCGATCAATCACCAGGACCGGCTCGAGCGCGCCTTGCGCCAGCAGATCGTGCGGGAACGCCGGTCATTGGAAAGCGGCCTGGCAATCCTGGCGAGCATTGGCAGCACGTCGCCCTTTATCGGCTTGTTCGGCACCGTCTGGGGCATCATGTCGGCCCTCAAGGGTATCAGTGCGGCGGGCTCGGCCAGCCTGGAAACCGTCGCCGGCCCGATCGGTGCCGCGCTGGTCGCCACCGGCGTCGGTATCGCCGTCGCGGTGCCGGCGGTGCTGGTCTACAACTACTTCCTGCGTCGCCTGAAGCTGACCGCCGCCGACCTCGACGACTTTGCCCATGACTTCTACAGCCTGGCCCAGAAGAATGCGTTCCGCGTGTTGCTGCACCCGGTATTGAACAAGCCTGGTGCGACCGTCGCCGGACAGAAAGTGAAGGAGGCGTCCTGA
- a CDS encoding ExbD/TolR family protein — MAFSTQDSDEVLSEINVTPLVDVMLVLLVVFIVTAPLLTNAIPINLPKTESVAPVEQKDPLVVSIDDKGKVFINKDEIQADLLESNLQAAKAKNPDVRVQLQADNGVNYGEVARAMASIERAGISKLSVITAK; from the coding sequence ATGGCCTTCTCCACACAAGACAGCGACGAAGTGCTCAGTGAGATCAACGTCACGCCACTGGTGGATGTCATGTTGGTGCTGCTCGTGGTGTTCATCGTCACCGCGCCGCTGCTGACCAACGCCATTCCCATCAACCTGCCAAAGACCGAGTCAGTGGCGCCAGTGGAACAGAAAGACCCGCTGGTGGTGAGCATCGACGACAAGGGCAAGGTGTTCATCAACAAGGATGAGATCCAGGCGGATCTGCTGGAGTCGAACCTGCAAGCCGCCAAGGCGAAGAACCCTGATGTACGGGTGCAACTGCAGGCGGACAACGGCGTGAATTATGGCGAGGTGGCCCGGGCCATGGCGTCCATCGAGCGGGCGGGGATCAGCAAGCTGTCGGTGATTACCGCGAAGTAG
- a CDS encoding Gfo/Idh/MocA family protein, translating to MKVALLEVSHWHVPLYLNALETHGVQVVAVSDSEHVKGEAIAERFKCALYSSSYELLEREEVDFAFVFGRHSQMPSLAEAVIARNIPFALEKPCGINMAQVTRLRELAEQANLYCAVPLIFRMSELLSALQDAEGHLATDFNYMSFRFIVGPPSRYETAGSGWVIDPAFSGGGSTINVATHFIDLFRLLTGKEVSRVSAVMNSLTHRGNVEDYSLLTLQTEDGVIGVVETGYSFPSTFDEQREFSFTLSSDHMYAKSGPDRIEIRDRQNLAAGTRSRRLQLDTDVYYPLFVKQVLAECRNGAKPIASLRDAEAIMQVMDAAYASARQGGTLLTLTPTPG from the coding sequence ATGAAAGTTGCGTTACTGGAAGTCAGCCATTGGCACGTCCCGCTGTATCTGAATGCGCTTGAGACCCATGGGGTCCAAGTGGTGGCCGTGTCGGATTCGGAGCACGTGAAGGGTGAGGCGATTGCCGAGCGATTCAAATGCGCTTTGTATAGCTCATCCTACGAATTGCTTGAGCGCGAGGAGGTCGATTTTGCTTTCGTGTTCGGCAGGCACTCGCAAATGCCGTCACTGGCAGAGGCCGTGATCGCACGAAACATCCCCTTTGCCCTGGAAAAGCCCTGCGGCATCAACATGGCACAAGTCACACGGCTACGTGAGCTGGCCGAGCAAGCCAATCTCTACTGTGCTGTACCGCTGATCTTCCGCATGAGTGAACTGCTCAGTGCCCTGCAAGATGCCGAGGGACACTTGGCCACGGACTTCAACTACATGTCTTTCCGTTTCATCGTAGGTCCGCCCTCTCGTTATGAAACGGCAGGCTCAGGCTGGGTCATCGATCCTGCTTTTTCAGGAGGCGGATCGACGATCAACGTGGCGACGCATTTCATAGATCTCTTCAGACTGCTGACCGGCAAGGAAGTCTCGCGAGTCTCAGCCGTCATGAATTCACTCACGCATCGGGGTAACGTCGAAGACTATTCGTTATTGACCCTGCAGACTGAGGATGGCGTGATCGGTGTTGTGGAAACGGGATACAGTTTCCCCAGTACCTTTGATGAACAACGAGAGTTCTCCTTCACCCTTTCATCCGATCACATGTACGCCAAATCCGGTCCTGACCGAATCGAAATAAGGGATCGACAGAACCTTGCCGCCGGTACTCGAAGCCGCCGACTGCAACTGGACACAGACGTCTATTACCCACTGTTCGTCAAGCAAGTGCTTGCTGAGTGCCGTAACGGGGCCAAGCCCATTGCATCGTTACGCGACGCCGAGGCCATCATGCAGGTCATGGACGCGGCCTACGCTTCAGCTCGGCAAGGAGGTACGCTTTTGACGCTTACGCCGACGCCTGGATGA
- a CDS encoding shikimate dehydrogenase family protein, translating to MRLAFAYAEPSTLFMPPKAIRAPLPVNIEYQATMASHITGTTRLYGLVGHPLAAAKSPQLFNRLFIEQQADAVCIPLEVKADDLSSFVAGARALNNLAGILITMPHKQRMLAVVDELHPTARQVGAINVIRCETDGRWVGAVFDGLGCVLGMQWEGYYPADKNVLLVGAGGAGRAIAFAVASAGARSLTISDVDEQRAEELAKAVAAETGCITHSGPPDPQGHEIVINATPLGMSKNDPMPVDPDRLEPGTLVVDIINSPDSTPLCTAARKRGCPTQDGGPMHKGQALLALRFLGFDYHPDNVTAPRQE from the coding sequence ATGCGGTTGGCATTTGCCTATGCAGAGCCATCCACGCTGTTCATGCCCCCAAAGGCAATCAGGGCGCCTCTTCCCGTCAACATCGAATATCAGGCAACCATGGCCTCACATATCACAGGAACAACTCGGCTTTATGGATTGGTCGGCCATCCGCTGGCGGCCGCCAAGTCTCCACAATTATTCAATCGACTCTTTATAGAACAGCAGGCAGACGCGGTTTGTATTCCTTTGGAGGTCAAGGCCGATGACCTGTCCTCGTTCGTGGCGGGTGCCAGAGCGCTGAACAATCTCGCCGGCATCCTGATCACCATGCCTCACAAACAAAGGATGCTGGCGGTTGTCGACGAACTTCATCCGACTGCGCGGCAAGTCGGTGCAATCAATGTCATTCGTTGCGAGACCGACGGACGCTGGGTCGGCGCCGTATTCGATGGCCTCGGCTGTGTCCTTGGCATGCAATGGGAAGGCTACTATCCCGCGGACAAAAACGTTCTTTTGGTCGGCGCTGGAGGCGCAGGCAGAGCGATCGCATTTGCCGTCGCGTCGGCGGGCGCTCGATCGCTGACTATTTCCGATGTCGACGAACAGCGAGCCGAGGAGCTGGCGAAAGCCGTTGCTGCCGAAACAGGTTGCATCACGCATTCCGGCCCTCCCGACCCACAGGGCCATGAAATCGTGATCAATGCCACGCCGCTTGGCATGAGCAAGAATGATCCTATGCCTGTGGACCCCGACCGGCTCGAGCCCGGCACCCTCGTCGTCGATATCATCAACTCGCCGGACTCGACACCGCTTTGCACTGCTGCGCGTAAACGAGGTTGTCCTACCCAGGACGGTGGCCCCATGCACAAAGGTCAGGCGTTGCTTGCACTGCGCTTCCTTGGGTTCGATTACCACCCCGATAACGTAACAGCACCGCGCCAGGAGTAA
- a CDS encoding MFS transporter, whose amino-acid sequence MNQSIPIDAHSKGQSKKAAASGWIGSALEYYDFFIYATAAALLFPQLFFPSDNPAVGIIASLASFGVGYIARPIGAVVLGHLGDRHGRKTVLVYCMFLMGFSTMCIGLLPTYQQIGIWAPLLLVTMRLIQGFAVAGEISCASSMILEHAPSGRRGYFASFTLQGVQAGQLLAAAVFLPLAHFMPADQFASWGWRIPFLLSVVVVIMGYIIRRQVDETPAFSEQKKQDVETVLPVVEVIRQSWGDLLRVICMALAAVIAIVASVFGATYAVQPAYGIGFPAGIYLWIPLLGNMCAVILIPFVGNLSDKIGRRPPVIVGVLCAGLLSYAYLYAISIHNLWLSLILSVLMWGVAYQGFNGVFPSLFPELFRTRVRVTGMAIGQNIGTAMTAFLPAIFVTVAPPGSENIPLKIGSLTLGICVVAAIAAFTTRETYRIRLEDLGKRNAVPIAKEEYDRLRAEAMQGTARTAVPNDLASQLRS is encoded by the coding sequence ATGAATCAGAGCATACCGATCGACGCTCATTCCAAAGGCCAGTCAAAGAAAGCCGCCGCCAGCGGTTGGATCGGCTCGGCATTGGAGTATTACGACTTCTTTATCTATGCGACCGCAGCGGCGTTGCTGTTCCCACAGCTCTTTTTCCCATCTGATAACCCAGCGGTCGGCATCATCGCCTCCCTGGCCAGCTTTGGTGTGGGTTACATCGCCCGGCCGATAGGCGCCGTCGTCCTGGGGCATTTAGGCGATCGTCATGGCCGTAAAACGGTTCTGGTCTACTGCATGTTCCTGATGGGCTTCTCGACGATGTGCATCGGACTTCTGCCAACGTACCAGCAGATCGGGATCTGGGCGCCGCTGCTGCTGGTGACGATGCGTCTGATTCAGGGTTTTGCGGTGGCCGGGGAGATCTCCTGCGCCAGTTCCATGATTCTCGAACACGCTCCGTCCGGTCGCCGTGGTTACTTCGCGAGTTTTACTCTCCAAGGGGTCCAGGCCGGACAGCTCCTCGCGGCAGCCGTTTTCCTGCCTCTGGCTCACTTCATGCCTGCGGATCAGTTCGCTTCCTGGGGCTGGCGGATTCCGTTCCTGCTTAGCGTCGTTGTCGTCATCATGGGCTATATCATTCGTCGCCAGGTCGATGAGACACCGGCATTTTCCGAACAGAAAAAGCAAGACGTAGAGACGGTCCTGCCAGTCGTCGAAGTCATCCGGCAGAGCTGGGGTGACCTCTTGCGTGTGATCTGCATGGCACTTGCCGCAGTGATCGCCATTGTCGCTTCGGTATTCGGCGCCACTTACGCAGTTCAACCTGCCTATGGAATCGGCTTCCCTGCAGGCATCTATTTGTGGATTCCTCTGCTGGGTAACATGTGCGCGGTGATCCTGATCCCCTTCGTCGGCAACCTCTCAGACAAGATCGGCCGCAGGCCCCCAGTCATTGTTGGCGTGCTCTGCGCGGGACTGCTTTCGTACGCGTACCTGTACGCGATCAGCATCCACAACCTGTGGCTTTCGCTGATTCTCTCTGTACTCATGTGGGGCGTCGCCTACCAGGGTTTCAACGGCGTCTTCCCAAGCCTCTTTCCCGAACTGTTCCGCACGCGGGTGCGTGTGACCGGCATGGCCATCGGACAGAATATCGGAACCGCGATGACTGCGTTTCTCCCGGCAATCTTCGTCACTGTCGCGCCGCCCGGCTCCGAGAATATCCCTCTGAAAATCGGTTCCCTTACATTAGGTATCTGTGTGGTCGCTGCGATCGCGGCGTTCACTACGCGTGAAACGTACCGGATTCGCCTTGAAGATCTCGGCAAGCGCAACGCGGTGCCTATCGCCAAAGAAGAATACGATCGTCTACGAGCCGAAGCGATGCAGGGCACAGCCCGGACAGCCGTCCCAAACGACCTGGCTAGCCAACTGCGCTCGTAA
- a CDS encoding aldehyde dehydrogenase (NADP(+)), with amino-acid sequence MPLITGQNFIGGQRSAAGSIIVKSVDASTGETLPYAFHQATLQEVEDAAHAANNAFSSYRCLSASKRAEFLDAIAQELEALDDEFIALVCRETALPVARIQGERARTSGQMRLFANVLRRGDFYGARIDQALPLRKPLPRPDLRQYRTAIGPVAVFGASNFPLAFSTAGGDTASALAAGCPVVFKAHSGHMVTAEQVANAIIRAAERSGMPAGVFNMIYGSGVGEALVKHPLIKGVGFTGSLKGGRALCDMAAARPEPIPVFAEMSSINPVVILPQALSRRADSIAHDLVASVVQGCGQFCTNPGLVVGIRSDAFSAFQNRVAALISDQPAQTMLNAGTLRSYAAGLQNLHAHPGIVHLAGSNQQGHQAQPQLFKADVELLLNGDKVLQEEVFGPTSIFIEVTDQAQLNAAINALHGQLTATLIGEPEDLTQFAELTALLEMKVGRILINGYPTGVEVCDSMVHGGPYPATSDSRGTSVGTLSIDRFLRPVCFQNYPDALLPDALKNANPLNISRLVDGYPSRDSL; translated from the coding sequence ATGCCCCTCATCACCGGCCAGAATTTTATCGGCGGTCAGCGCAGCGCCGCCGGCAGTATCATCGTCAAGAGTGTCGATGCCAGCACGGGGGAGACCTTGCCCTATGCCTTCCACCAGGCGACCTTGCAAGAAGTCGAGGACGCGGCTCATGCAGCCAACAACGCCTTTTCCAGCTACCGCTGCCTGAGCGCGAGCAAACGGGCTGAATTTCTCGATGCCATTGCCCAAGAGCTGGAGGCTTTGGACGATGAGTTTATTGCCCTGGTTTGCCGTGAAACAGCATTGCCTGTAGCTCGCATCCAGGGCGAACGCGCGCGTACCAGCGGTCAGATGCGCCTGTTTGCAAACGTACTGCGCCGTGGTGACTTCTATGGCGCTCGCATCGACCAGGCGTTACCACTTCGCAAGCCGTTACCGCGCCCTGACCTTCGCCAGTACCGCACCGCCATCGGTCCGGTTGCGGTGTTTGGCGCCAGTAATTTTCCGTTGGCCTTCTCCACGGCCGGCGGTGATACCGCCTCGGCGCTCGCGGCGGGTTGTCCGGTGGTATTCAAAGCCCACAGCGGCCACATGGTGACTGCAGAACAGGTCGCCAACGCGATTATCCGGGCGGCCGAGCGCAGCGGCATGCCCGCCGGTGTCTTCAACATGATTTACGGCAGTGGCGTAGGCGAAGCCTTGGTCAAACATCCGCTCATCAAGGGCGTTGGTTTCACCGGTTCGCTCAAGGGCGGCCGAGCATTGTGCGACATGGCCGCCGCTCGCCCCGAGCCCATTCCCGTCTTCGCCGAGATGTCGAGCATCAACCCGGTCGTGATCCTGCCTCAGGCCCTCTCGCGTCGAGCCGACAGTATCGCTCACGATCTTGTCGCCTCGGTGGTTCAAGGTTGTGGGCAGTTTTGCACCAATCCCGGGCTGGTGGTTGGCATTCGCTCGGATGCTTTCAGTGCTTTTCAGAATAGAGTGGCAGCGTTGATAAGCGACCAACCGGCACAGACAATGCTCAACGCAGGCACGCTGCGTAGCTATGCGGCTGGCTTGCAGAACCTGCACGCGCACCCCGGCATCGTGCACCTGGCCGGCAGCAATCAACAGGGTCACCAGGCCCAGCCACAGTTGTTCAAGGCCGACGTAGAGTTACTGCTTAACGGCGACAAGGTTCTTCAAGAAGAAGTCTTCGGCCCCACGTCCATCTTCATCGAGGTCACTGACCAGGCGCAACTCAACGCTGCCATCAATGCCCTTCACGGACAATTGACCGCGACCCTGATTGGCGAGCCAGAAGACCTGACGCAATTCGCAGAGTTGACTGCTCTGTTGGAGATGAAGGTTGGCCGCATCCTCATCAACGGCTACCCAACGGGTGTCGAGGTCTGCGATTCAATGGTGCACGGCGGCCCTTACCCTGCGACTTCCGATAGTCGTGGCACCTCGGTTGGCACCTTGTCCATCGACCGCTTTCTGAGACCCGTCTGCTTCCAAAACTACCCGGATGCATTGCTTCCCGATGCGCTCAAGAACGCGAATCCGTTGAACATTTCGAGGCTTGTCGACGGTTATCCCTCGCGAGATAGCTTGTAG
- a CDS encoding UxaA family hydrolase codes for MELIMKTGAAAVLRLNPLDDVLIARRPLLAGEFLEQEGVTVRQAIVPGHKVASRRIEAGQPVRRYGQIIGFAVVDIEAGEHIHVHNLAMGEFTRDYAFSVDAKPNAKPSEAPSFMGIVRPDGRVATRNYIGILTSVNCSATVARAIADHFRRDINPAALQAYPNVDGVVALTHSAGCAVDPAGDGLSMLRRTLAGYATHANFAAVLVIGLGCETNQIDSLLTTQGLTRSNTLRTFNIQDSGGTSKAIASGIDHVKQLLGEANQIQREPVSARHLTVGLQCGGSDGYSGITANPALGNAVDRLVACGGTAILSETPEIYGAEHLLTRRAVSREVGEKLIARIHWWERYCERMGAELNNNPSAGNKAGGLTTILEKSLGAVAKAGSSNLMDVYEYAQAVTANGLVFMDTPGYDPVSATGQVAGGANLIAFTTGRGSAYGCAPAPSIKLATNSALWARQREDMDINCGEIAEDTLTIEECGAAIFETMLRIASGERSMSEQHGYGQNEFVPWQIGAVT; via the coding sequence ATGGAACTGATCATGAAAACCGGCGCAGCAGCTGTGCTGCGCTTGAACCCGCTGGACGATGTGCTTATCGCACGCCGACCGCTGCTTGCTGGCGAATTTCTTGAGCAAGAAGGCGTGACTGTCCGGCAAGCGATTGTACCGGGTCATAAAGTAGCCTCCCGGCGTATCGAAGCCGGTCAACCGGTGAGGCGCTATGGGCAAATCATTGGTTTTGCGGTTGTCGACATAGAAGCAGGCGAGCATATCCATGTGCACAATCTGGCCATGGGGGAATTCACTCGAGACTATGCCTTCAGCGTCGATGCGAAACCCAACGCCAAACCGAGTGAAGCCCCGTCGTTCATGGGTATCGTGCGCCCGGATGGACGCGTCGCGACACGCAACTACATCGGCATTCTCACGTCAGTGAATTGCTCTGCCACAGTCGCCCGGGCCATCGCAGACCATTTTCGTCGGGACATCAATCCGGCTGCACTGCAAGCGTATCCAAACGTCGACGGTGTTGTTGCTCTCACGCATTCCGCCGGCTGCGCCGTTGATCCCGCGGGCGACGGTTTGAGCATGTTGCGCCGGACATTGGCCGGGTATGCGACCCACGCCAACTTTGCGGCCGTGCTGGTCATCGGGTTGGGCTGCGAGACGAACCAAATCGACTCATTACTCACGACGCAAGGACTGACCCGTAGTAATACCCTGCGTACGTTCAACATCCAGGACAGTGGCGGTACGTCCAAGGCCATCGCCAGTGGCATTGACCACGTGAAGCAATTGCTTGGCGAGGCCAATCAGATCCAGCGTGAACCGGTCAGCGCTCGCCATCTGACCGTCGGGCTTCAGTGCGGTGGCTCGGATGGCTATTCCGGTATTACCGCCAACCCCGCACTGGGCAATGCGGTGGATCGCCTGGTCGCCTGCGGCGGTACCGCGATTCTTTCCGAAACCCCAGAAATCTACGGGGCCGAACACTTGCTGACGCGGCGGGCTGTCAGCCGTGAAGTCGGCGAAAAACTCATCGCTCGAATTCACTGGTGGGAACGCTACTGCGAGCGCATGGGGGCCGAGTTGAACAATAACCCCTCTGCCGGCAACAAGGCCGGTGGCTTGACCACCATTCTGGAAAAGTCCCTGGGCGCTGTGGCGAAGGCCGGCTCGAGCAATCTGATGGATGTCTACGAATATGCCCAGGCCGTCACTGCCAACGGGCTGGTTTTCATGGACACCCCTGGCTATGACCCGGTCTCGGCAACCGGTCAGGTCGCCGGTGGCGCCAACCTGATTGCGTTTACCACCGGTCGCGGATCGGCCTATGGCTGCGCCCCTGCCCCATCAATCAAGCTGGCGACTAATAGCGCCTTGTGGGCTCGTCAGCGAGAAGACATGGACATCAACTGCGGCGAAATAGCCGAAGACACTCTGACCATCGAAGAGTGCGGTGCCGCGATCTTTGAAACCATGCTGCGCATTGCCTCGGGCGAGCGCAGCATGAGCGAACAGCACGGATACGGACAAAATGAGTTCGTGCCTTGGCAGATCGGCGCCGTCACCTGA
- a CDS encoding LysR family transcriptional regulator: MENDQITFGSVTRWLKIKHLVLVNSLAKTRNMHTTAEHMNVTQPAISKLLRDLEVLLGFPLFERQTRNLVLTELGEFVARYARITLEDTESFVDQVNKLRRGGHGHLKIGTIFAATSVVLPEAIASIKRERPLLSIEVIEQTSNHLLEMLEQKKLDLIIARFTDEDCQPFEFTPLGPEPFCLVANSAHPLCQLEVVPTEALSEWPWVMYPFNTPIRQRMERAFTKFKIVPPTNTVETISMQTFLQLLQSGPMLAMLPESMVQSHLQNGQLQILDTPFKVESQDYGVITRKDEPLSEPTRTFIATLLEFARQRQTATEKKHRSHPRQSR; the protein is encoded by the coding sequence ATGGAAAACGATCAAATTACTTTTGGCAGTGTCACCCGATGGCTGAAGATCAAACATTTGGTACTGGTCAATAGCTTGGCCAAGACCCGCAATATGCACACGACCGCAGAACACATGAATGTTACGCAACCGGCCATCAGTAAATTGCTTCGCGATCTGGAAGTACTCTTGGGTTTCCCACTGTTCGAGCGCCAGACGCGCAACCTGGTGCTGACTGAACTAGGGGAGTTCGTGGCTCGTTATGCGCGTATTACCCTGGAAGACACCGAATCGTTCGTCGACCAAGTCAACAAGCTGCGAAGAGGCGGGCATGGTCATTTGAAAATCGGCACCATTTTCGCCGCGACATCAGTGGTGTTGCCTGAAGCCATCGCCAGCATAAAGCGGGAGCGCCCTCTGCTTTCTATCGAGGTGATCGAACAAACCAGCAACCATCTGCTGGAAATGCTCGAACAAAAAAAACTCGATTTGATCATCGCCCGCTTCACGGATGAGGATTGTCAGCCTTTCGAATTTACGCCGCTGGGGCCTGAACCCTTTTGTCTCGTCGCGAACAGCGCACATCCGCTGTGCCAACTTGAAGTGGTGCCCACTGAAGCACTCAGCGAATGGCCATGGGTCATGTATCCCTTCAATACGCCGATCCGACAACGCATGGAGCGTGCTTTCACGAAGTTCAAGATCGTTCCGCCCACCAACACGGTGGAGACAATTTCCATGCAAACCTTCCTGCAGTTGCTGCAGTCTGGACCAATGCTCGCCATGCTCCCCGAGTCCATGGTCCAGTCGCACCTGCAAAATGGCCAACTGCAAATCCTCGACACCCCCTTCAAAGTTGAATCTCAGGATTACGGGGTTATCACTCGCAAGGATGAACCCCTGTCAGAGCCGACGCGGACGTTTATTGCGACCTTATTGGAATTCGCCAGACAGCGGCAGACAGCGACAGAGAAGAAACACCGCAGCCATCCCAGACAAAGCCGATGA